TTGGGACTTGTTCGCACAACATGCATTTGAAGAGCATAACTTCGAGGCGCGCATGAGACTTGAAGATATTGGGCAAAGAATTGTTAAGAGATGTGATGGATTGCCTCTTGCACTGAAGACTATAGGTAGCTTGTTACGCTATGAGTCTGATATCAGGAAGTGGGAAATAATTGCAGAGAGTGATATTTGGGATTTGGCACCTGGAAAGAATGAAATTCTCCCTGCGTTGTTGTTAAGTTATCATTACCTTCCTCCACAACTGAAACAATGTTTTGCCTACTGTTCAATCTTCCCAAAGGATTGTAGATATGAGAAGGACCAACTGATCTTACTTTGGATTGCTGAGGGCTTGATAAAACAACCTAAGGACAGCAGGACATTAGAGGAAGTAGGTGATCAGTGCTTCTGTGATCTAGTGTCTAGATCTTTGCTTCATAGAGTAAGCAACGTTGAATCAAGTTTCTGGATGCATGAACTGGTCAATGACTTAGCAAGATATGTAGCTGGTCGATCTTTTATAGCTTGGACGGAGTCAATTCCCACCAGGTGTCCTCAAGCACTCGCCATTTGTCATTTGTAAGAACTCGATATGATGTCGCTTCTAGATTCAGAGTGTTAGCCGGGGCAATGAATTTGCGTACTTTCCTGCCACTAAACGTGGATCACGTGACATCTAACGAGTACTTTTTCTTGACCGATGAGGTACTGCATGTTCTGTTGCCGACCCTGAGTTGGTTAAGGGTGCTATCTTTGTCTCATTATCAGAAACTCTCTATGTTGCCCAGTTCAGTTGGATGTTTGAAGCATCTGCGCTATTTGAATCTCTCTTATAATAGAAGTCTAAGTAGATTGCCTGATTCAATTACTGCTCTATACAACTTGCAAACCTTAATTCTTGCTTACTGTCAGTCTCTCATTGAGTTACCAAGAAACATGGGTAGCCTAACCTGTCTGCGTCATCTTGATTTAAGGGGGACATTCCTGAAGAGAATGCCGTTGGGGATGAGCAGACTGAAGAATTTGCAGACATTAACTAATTTCGTGGTGGCTGAAAACGGTGGGACCAGGGTTAGGGAACTAGGGGAGCTTGGGAATCTTATGGGTACACTCTCCATACAAGGTTTGCAGAATGTTGATAGTTACCGAGATGCAGAGATAGTCGATTTGCAGGGAAAAAGGTACTTGAAAAAGTTACTGCTGGAATGGGGTTCTGATAACAATATTATGCAGCAAAATTGCTTAAATGTATTGGACAAGCTGCAACCTCATTGGAACTTGACAGAGCTTATCATTATATCCTATAGTGGTAAGTCATTCTCTGATTGGCTGGGACATGGTTCATTCTCTAATATGTCAGTCATGCGTCTTGAATCTTGCAAGCACTGTGTGTCATTGCCTCCTTTAGGACAGCTACCATCTCTGGAGAAGTTGATAATCAAAGGATTTGATGGAGTTACAAGTGTGGGTACTGAATTCAATGGTAGTAACTGTATACCTTTTCAGTCACTTAAGTACTTGGAATTTGTTGACATGTGCAGCTGGAAAGAGTGGGCTTCTTTTGCAATAGAGACAGGTGGTCTTGCCTTTGCACATGCTTTGTATTAGAAATTGCCTTGAGTTGAGTggaggcttgcccagccatCTCCCTTCTCTATCAGCCTTGTCCATTGAAAAGTGTCCACAGCTAACGTCTTCTCTACCATTTGCACCACTTCTTCGTAAGATCAATTTGGATGATTGTGGAAAGGTTTTTGGAGTTGAGCCTCTCCTAAATGGCACTGAGTTACAAGATATGGAAATCAAGAATCTTTCAACCCTTCCCTTGAGGTTTCTTCCTCCTACCATGACAAGACTCAATCTTGAAGACAACCATGAAATAGAGTTGCCAATACACGATGCCATGAATCTCTCCAATATCTAAACTTGAAGCAGAGCTGCGATTCACTTATATCCTTTCCTCTCGGAAATTTTCCCTCACTTAAGAATATTCAGTTAGTGGAGATTCAAAAATTGGAACATCTTTCAAATTCAGACAGTTCTCCACTTCTTCTCCATTCGATGAACATTAGTGATTGCCCTGAATTTAGATCTTTCCCTGCGGAAGGATTGGTTGCCCCACGCCTCACTTCATTAGAGTTGAATGACTGTCATCATCTAAAGTATCCGCTTAAAACATGCAGGCTCTCCTTCCTTCGCTTCGGTCACCGAAAATATCCTCATGTCCACAACTCGAGTCATTTCCGAGCGGGGTTTGCCCTCCAAGTTGGTTGCGCTTTCACTCTCTAATTGTGACAAGCTCATCACTCGGCCGCAAGGATTGGGGTCTTCAATCACCGTGCTCTCTTAAAACTTTTGTCATTGAGCAGGAGAAAAATATAGAGTCATTTCCTGAGATAGGGCTTCTGCCAAGCTCTCTTACCTCTCTGTATATCTTTAATTTTGAGAATCTGACATCCCTGAACTCCAAAGGGCTTCATAGCCTGAGCTCCCttgaaaaattgttcattggCGAATGTCCTAAGCTCCATTCCTTCCCAAAAGAGGAACAGATTCTGCCTGCTTCTCTTACCACTCTGTTGATTTATGATATGGATCTAAAATCACTGGACAACTTAGGGCTCCACCACCTCACTTGTCTCAAAACCTTTCACATAATTGACTGTCGAAGTCTTCGATCCATGCCAGCAGAGGGCTTGTCATCCTCCCTTTCCAATCTATTTATCTATGGGTGTCCTTTTCTGGAGAAAAGATGCCAACGCAAGAAAGGGAAAGATTGGCCCCTAGTTTCTTACATTCGCTGCATCGTGATTGAAGATGTGCTCATCACATGATTGAATATCTTGCTTTACAAGCCCTGCATTTACCAAGATCTCACTAGGGTATCTCTCTTGACCCTACACTTAGTAAGCCATTTATTTATTCACAACATGCTTCAGTCGCACTGTGGTCAAGCAGTACCATCTGGCTGTATTTGCCGCAAGCCACTCTGGTAACACTCCACAATGGAGATTATTTGTAGTTTCACCAGCTTTCCATTCTTGTTCCTACTATCGGGCAGCATGATTTGTTTATTGGTTGCCGAGTTATTTAGCTGGATCAtctgtttttcatttgtttattggTTGCCTAGTTATTTAGCTGGATCATCTGCTTTTCCCCTTCTCCATTCTCTCTATATAAATCACACTCCCATACTTCAGCTGAGCATCTGTCACGGTCTTTATACTCTCAACTGGAAATGATAATTCCATTGTTactttttgtcatcatcaagTTATTTCAGCTTTAAGATCTCACTCATATCACGATTGTCAACACCTACAAATGCCAACTCATGGAACTGTTTGTGCATTGCTAACTAATGTAAATAGAGCAAAGAGATTCGTGGCCATATGAAGAAGGCCTAGCCTTGATTAGGCTATCcagatgaaattattttttcacaaaCCCTGTGGCACATCCTCAAGTTATAGAGAGAGTAAATTTGCTCTTATTGACAGATGCTTTCTGTTGTCTAAAGCCTTAT
This Eucalyptus grandis isolate ANBG69807.140 chromosome 7, ASM1654582v1, whole genome shotgun sequence DNA region includes the following protein-coding sequences:
- the LOC104416391 gene encoding putative disease resistance RPP13-like protein 1; translation: MNLRTFLPLNVDHVTSNEYFFLTDEVLHVLLPTLSWLRVLSLSHYQKLSMLPSSVGCLKHLRYLNLSYNRSLSRLPDSITALYNLQTLILAYCQSLIELPRNMGSLTCLRHLDLRGTFLKRMPLGMSRLKNLQTLTNFVVAENGGTRVRELGELGNLMGTLSIQGLQNVDSYRDAEIVDLQGKRYLKKLLLEWGSDNNIMQQNCLNVLDKLQPHWNLTELIIISYSGKSFSDWLGHGSFSNMSVMRLESCKHCVSLPPLGQLPSLEKLIIKGFDGVTSVGTEFNGSNCIPFQSLKYLEFVDMCSWKEWASFAIETGGLAFAHLQELCIRNCPKLSGGLPSHLPSLTALSIEKCPQLTSSLPFAPLLREIKLDDCGNFSGVEPLLNGIELRDMKIKNFSALPLRFLPPTMTRLNLEDGPEIELPIHRCHECGVRLDGARLTNVPKIHDASTISNTGTCLIEMHLLSKSGLTGFLERFGLGLSLSFRYALPCQSLIGGNLSVQKNTWIKGKIKLGFSLGNLRCDGIGFLLGTTNMLWWMSDAALDGPILPPRYQDSFSKMVVVRK